In Fluviicola sp., the sequence TGAGCGAAAATGAAATGAATCACAAAGAAACGCTTGAGCGTATTGTGAAATTGCGCATCCCGGTTTTGCTGATCCTGAACAAAATTGATTTGGCCGATCAAACAAAACTGGAAGAACGCGTGCAGTACTGGAAAGAAAAAGTTCCGAATGCGGAAATTATCCCCACATCTGCGTTGCACAAATTCAACATCGATGTGATCTGGAACCGCATTTTGCAATTGGCTCCGGAAGGCCCGGCATATTTTGATAAGGATGAATTATCCGACCGTCCGATGCGTTTCTTCGTTTCGGAAATGATCCGCGAAAAGATCTTTTTGCATTGCGACAAAGAGGTGCCTTATGCCTGCCAGGTCGAGATTGAATCCTACAAAGAAGGAGATAACATTACGCATATTCGCGCGCTGATCATCGTAGAACGCGATTCTCAAAAAGGAATTATTATCGGGAAAAAAGGCGATATGTTGAAGCGTATCGGCCGCGATGCCCGTTTGGATATGGAAGCTTTCTTAGGTCAAAAGGTATTCCTGGAGACTTTCGTAAAAGTGGACAAAGACTGGAGAGCCAGTGAACAAAAATTGAAAAAGTACGGGTATTAAGTCCCGGGATTATCTATAACGCAGTGCTGTGAAGTACGTCTA encodes:
- the era gene encoding GTPase Era; amino-acid sequence: MSHKSAFVNIVGSPNVGKSTLMNGLVGEKLSIVTSKAQTTRHRIHGLVNGDDYQIVFSDTPGVVNASYKLHEAMMSYVESSFKDADILLFITDMSENEMNHKETLERIVKLRIPVLLILNKIDLADQTKLEERVQYWKEKVPNAEIIPTSALHKFNIDVIWNRILQLAPEGPAYFDKDELSDRPMRFFVSEMIREKIFLHCDKEVPYACQVEIESYKEGDNITHIRALIIVERDSQKGIIIGKKGDMLKRIGRDARLDMEAFLGQKVFLETFVKVDKDWRASEQKLKKYGY